CCATCCTTTTTTGGAAACATAAAACTTTCAAGTCTATCAACCGCAAAGCCTTATGCTGGATCCATTTCAGCCTTTGCTCAAAAAGAGTCGAGAAATATAAACGAAGCTATTTCTGATGGCGAATTTCTGTACAAAACAGCTTTTGCTCCAGCTGTACTTGCACTTCAAACTCAATTTTCTGGCACAACATTGTGGTGGGAAGGAGCGAGGCATTGAAGAAACACACTGAACGCGGAGCTGTTTTGATTGAGTTTGTGATGCTGTATCCTTTTTTCGTCTTCATCCTTTTAAGTCTATTTGGTTTCAGTTCATTTTTTCTTCAATGTGAACACAATCTTCTTCACTCAACTGTAAAGATGCATGTTTTTTTACATCAAAAACAAAAGAGTGAAGATTTGCTTTCCAATTCTTGTTTTGAACATGAACAGCAAAGCTTTGTAACACAGGTGTTTCCAAAGTTTTCATTTTTGAATCATACACTCGATACATCACAGGAGGTCTTTGTTCTTGCAGATACACATTGCAAAAATTAAGCGAAAGCTCATTGAAAAACCAGTGCATGCTGCGTTGCTGTTTGCAGTATTGGCATTCCTCTTTTCAAGTTCTTACTTTCATCAAAAAGAAGCACGGCTTTCTTTTTTAAGTTCGCCACAAGTTATTTTGGCGGCGAAGCATACTTTTTCTTCAGGGCATATTCTTCGCGAAGAAGATCTTGGTGAGATTTTGCTTCAAGGAACATTTCTTACCCGTGACATGGTGAGAAATAAAAATGAGGTGCTTGGAAAAGTGTTGCAAGTTGACCTTGAAGCTGGCTCTCCACTTCTAAAGCCGAACTTCTCGGAGATTGGTGCAAACACAGGGCTTGCGCCGGTGATAAATCCAGAAAAAAGATCAATGAGTTTTCTCTTTTCTCCTGAAAATGCATCTGCAGATCTCATCAAGCCTGGAGATAGAGTAGATGTTTTCGCCAATCTTGAAGTTGGTGAAAGAGCGGGAAAATATCTCACCACCATGATTTCCCAAGACCTGCTGGTTTTATCAGTTGGCAAGCATCTTTTTGGCGAACCGTTTAAAAAGAAAAAAACTTCATCTGTTTCAGCCCCGCTTGCCGAAATAAATACACTTTCAAAGGAAACCTTGGTGAGTTTAGAGGTGAGTGTTGAAGAACTCCCAAAACTTATTTTCGCGCGTGAATATGGAAATGTTTCCTTAAGCTTGAGAGCTAAAAATGCAAAAAATGTTCAAGCTTTTCCAAGGGCGAGTGTAGAGGACTTGCTTCCGGGCGAATCTTTTTTGCAACGTAAACAACGCTTTCATGAATATAGAGGTGCGCGGTGAAAAAAATATTCCTTTTCTTTTTAATCCTTTCTTCCGTTTGTGCATTGGCTGAAGCGAAAATACAAGAAGAGCAAATTCATTTGATGAAAGGCGAGTCGAGTACGCACGATACAGGATTTTTAATTGGTGACGTTGCCGTTGGAAATCGAAAAATATTGGATTACATGGTTTCATCAACGCGCGATCAGATTTTTTTGAACGCTCTTTCCGAAGGCGAAACATCTCTTACCGTTTGGGATCAAAATGGAGTGCGGCAGCAGAAGTTGGTGGTGAGTATTTATTCAACGGTTTTACGAGATGTAATGCAAGAAGCTGAAAATACTTTTTCTTCTTTGCCAGAAGTAAAAGTGAAAACAAAAAATGGACGCATTCACCTTGAAGGAAAAGTGGAAGACCTTGATACCCTTGAGGTTGCCCAGAGTTTTGCCAGTTCAAGTCGATATGTAAAAAATAATCTAAAACTTGGAAATGTTGAAATTAAACGCACAGCGGATGAAATTTCTAAAGCCATTCACATTCCAGGAATACAGGTGGTTTCGCATAATAATACCTTTGTGTTGGAAGGCACAGTTTACGATAAAGATCAGGCTCAAAAAGCCTTTGCCATTGCCTCACTTTATTCTCCTCACATCAAAAATCTGATCAGCGTTAAAGAAAAAGGAAGAACGGCCGGTGTGGGTGAAGTGATCATGCTTCACTTTCATTTGCTTGAAGTGAAAAAATCAGCGCTCAAAAACTTTGGCATCCAATGGGCTCCAGGTTCTTTTCCACAAAAAACTTCATCAAACATCACCGGCGGCGGAGGTGGAATCATAAGCGAGATCAGTGGACTGGGAAGAGAGCTGATTGGCTTTGCGTTCAACTTGCTACCCAAAATTCGATACGCGCACCAAAAAGGTGAAGCGAAAATTTTGGAAGAACCAAGCTTGATGGTGAAAAATGGTGAGGATGCCGAAATGTTTAGTGGCACGGAAGTTCCCTACTATCAAGCGGAGCAAGTTCACTTTAAGCAAATGGGTCTAAAAATTGAAGCGAGTCCTATCTATGTTGATAACAAAGTTGATTTGCAAATCAGGGCAAAGCTTTCTGCACCTTCTAGTAATCTTGAGGGTGGCATTGATGAGAGCAGCGTCAACACTTCTGTCATTTGCCCGTTGGGTGAAAGTCTTGTGCTTGCGAACATTATTCGAAATTCAGAAGTTAAAATGAAAAACAGAATTCCAAAAGATATTGATACCTCTTCAGCTTTATTTTCACTTCTTTCGTCACGAGATTTTCAATCCAATAAAAGTGAATTTGTGCTTGTGGTTACTCCAAGTCTTGTAGGTTCTTCCGCCGAAGAATCAGCAGTGAAGCAACTTAGCCGATGGTCTCAAAGTGAAGAAGAGATCATAAAAAACAGATCCAAAAAAGAATATCGTGAATATATCGCAGAAAAAACTCTTGGAGAAGTGATAAAGCCTAAGAAAAGGAAAGTACAGTGGACCAGCAAATATCACCAAAAATAAAAAAGATTTTTGTTGTCGCAGAAGATGATGAGCAAAGTCTGTTTGCCCTTGCAAAAGTTTTTGCTCAGCAAAATCGGGCCTGTCTTGTGTTTTCAGAGTTAAAAAAAATGAATTCTCATATTCTTTCTTTTTCGCAAGAGCTTTCCGATGAGACGCTGAAAGAAATGCTGAAAACTCCGGAACACTACAGTATTTCTTCCCAGAGTTTTTTTGACCTTGATGCAGAAAGGCCTCATTTTCGGCAACAGTATGATTACTTTTTCTTTCCCTTTCATGATGTGAAAGCGGTGTTGAATCAACGCGAAGAAACGTTAATCCTTTTTTCTCTTCACCCCGAAAAGACTGATAAAACAAGCGTTCAAAGGAAAGTTCACGACCTCATGGTGAGTGGAGTAAACAAGAATAATATTGCTGTTTTTTTTACTGAGACTCATCCTTTAGTTGAAACTCAAAACACCATGGAATCACTGTGGGGATTGAATTGCTTTGGGAGTTTAAATGGCGCGAGGAGTATGCTTCAAAAGTGTGAATTATTTTTTCGCGAACAGAAAAGTGAGTTCTCTTTTTCACATGAAGAAATAAAAACGAAAATACTTCCGAAACTCCAAGAGTTTCTTCGTGAAGAAAAAAAAGAAAAAAGAACAAAGTCAGAAGCTGAAATGAGAGATTATATTTCATATTTGTTGGCTCACGAAAATAAAACTCTCTCAGATGATGAAAAAGAATCGCTTGTCTTTTCGCTGCTCTCCGAAGTGAACGGTTTTGGACCATTAGAATATTTTCTGGGCCAAGAAAATATCAGTGAAATTTTGGTTCATGACACAAGATCCATTTACATTGAAGAAAATGGAATCTTATCCAAGACGGAACATCGTTTTTCAAATCGCGAGCAACTGCTAGCCGTGATCGATCGTATTATTTCGCCTTTGGGAAAAAGAATTGATGAAAGTAGTCCGCTTGTTGATGGAAGATTGAAAGATGGTTCTCGCGTAAATGTTATCATACCACCGCTTGCGGTTGATGGTCCTCAAGTTAGCATTCGAAAATTTTCGACAAAAGGTTTCGAAATGGATGATTTGCTTAAGCGAAAAATGTTTTCGGAAGAAATGTATGAATATTTTCAAAAAGCCATTTTAAACAAATCAAATATTCTTCTTTGTGGTGCAACCAGTTCTGGGAAAACCAGTTTTCTTTCGGCGCTCACACATTTTATTCCACTTCAAGAACGATTGATCACTATTGAAGATGCTTGCGAGCTTAAGCTAAAGCACGAGCACGTTGTGCGCCTTGAAGCCAGATCTAAAAACATTGAAGGATCGGGAGAGGTGAGCATTAGAGAGTTGTTGCGAAATGCTCTTCGAATGCGGCCAGACCGAATTATTGTAGGTGAGTGCAGAGGAAACGAAGTGCTCGATATGCTGCAAGCTATGAATACAGGGCATTTGGGGTCACTTACCACACTTCACGCTAACAGTGCGCAAGATGCAATCACGAGGCTGGAAACTATGATTTTACTTGCGGGTGTCGAGATGCCGCTGCGCGCTATTCGAAATCAAATTTCAAGTGCCATTCATGTGCTGATTTTTTTGGGAAAAGATACATCGTCAAAAAGAAGGGTGAAAGAGGTGTGGGAAATACAAGGAATGCAAGGTGATGTGATAAGCCTTCACCCCCTTTATTCATGGAGTGAAAGAGAGAAAAGATGGAAGGCTTCACCTGTTCCCTCTCAGAAAAAAGTTGAAGAAGTGTGGGGTTGTGTATGATTTTTTTTCTGAGTGATGTTTTTAGATTCCTTTTCCTTTTTTCTGTTTCCCTTTTCCTCTTTCGGGAGAAAAAACGAGTGCTCACTTTTTTTGAATCACTTTTTTCATTTTTTTCTCAGCAAAGAGAAAAGAAACAAACAGAATCTTTCGCAAATGCGCTTCCAGACCTGCTTGTAGCCTACTGCTCATTTTTGAGATCGGGCTTCAATTTATACCAATCTTGTGAACTTGCTGCTGAAGAGTCGGAAGGTATTGTGAAAAGAGAATGTGAGCAAATAGTTTATTCGGTTCAATTAGGTTCATCGCTTTCCGATGCCTTTTTGCAGCTCGCTGAAAGACGAAAGCACAAAGAAGTTGAAATGTTTTGTCAGAGTGTTGCTCTGTTTTCAAAAAGTGGTGGAGATCTTTCAGCCTTGTTTGAAGAGCTTGCGCAGACCCTTCAAAGACGAAGAGAGCTTGCAAAAAAAATACTTCAACACACTTCGCAAGCAAAGTGGCAAGGCATTGTTCTGCTGTGTATGCCTTTTTTCTTTTTGCTTGGATTTTTACTTTTTGCGCCAAATTATTGCGCTCCCTTTTTTGAAAGCTCACTTGGGAATGTTTTCCTTGGGGTCATTTTCTTTTTGGAAATACTTGGAGCATTTTTACTGAAGAAAATTTTGAAGGTGCCTGTCTAATGGATAAATACCTTTCACTTCTTTTTCTTTTTGCAGCGAGCTTTTTTTTCTTGCTCTCAATTTGCCTCTATCTTCGGGTGAGGTCCTTTTTTCATGCATCTGGAACGGATGATGTTTGGTTTGCTTCGCTTTTTCACTTTGGGAGAAGAAAGTTGAATAGAGCTTTTAACGCCTTGAAGCTTCAGTCATTTTATGGAGGTTTGCTTGCTTGTTCTGGTTTGTTTTCAAAACTTCAAGCTCTAGATTTGTTTGTGCTTCAAGTTTTGGCAATGTTTGTTCTGTCTGTTTTTTTCACTTTTTTCCTTTCGTTGTTTTCTGCTCTTTTTTTTGCAATTTTAATTTCATTTGGCTTGAGTTTATATTTTTTGGTACAAGTTCGAAAAAGAAAAAATGGAACGATAAAGGAAGTGCTTCCAGATTTTCTCGATTGGCTTTCGTTAGCGGTTAGCTCTGGAAAGGCTTCTCTTCCGGCGCTTCATTGGATCTTGCAGTATGTTTCATTCCCATTTCTTTCTTTCGAGTTAGACCACTTTTTTAAAGACCTTCAACTTGGCATCCCAAAAAAAACAGCCTTGCTTCATTTAGAAAAGCGAGTGGATCAAAAAGATTTTTCTCGTTTTCTCCTTTCGCTTCGTCACGCTGAACAATTGGGAACACCTTTGGCAAATGCGCTAAAACACCTCTCTCACCAGCTGAAAGCAGAAAGGCTTTCCCAAGCGGAAAAGCTTGCACAGCTTGCTTCGCAGAAGATTTTATTTCCTCTTCTTTTCATCATTATGCCGTGCAGTTTTATGATTATTTTTGGCCCCATTTTTATTTGTTTTATGGAGGGTGGAATTGAATCGCTTCTTTTCACATCAGTTTTTTAAAAAAGCAAAACACTCTTGGCAAAAAATAGTTTTTTTTGGTTTGCTCATAGCGTTTGCTTTGCTCAGCATTCATTTTCTTCCTCATGGAAAATTGGCCGATACTTCATTGGGAGCAAAAGGGCTTCTTTTTGTTCTTCTTTCGCTTTTATATGTGAGAAAAAAACCAGATTTCTCTTCTTATACTCAGAGAGAAACTTCTCCTTTGCAAAATGAATACGCACATTTTTTTCTGAAGGCGATGGCATCATCACATGAAAGGGAAGTGTATCTTTTTGATCGCTACTTCAACCTTATTCTTCCGCAGAACGAAAAAAAATCAGCACATTTTGTTGAATTGTTTCAAGACGAGGATGTTCCCGCATTACTTCAGTTCTTAACAGAATCATTTAAACAATCATCTCAATGGCGTTTTTTTATTTCTCATAAGAAAAAGTTTTCCTTTTTTGGACAAGGTGATTTTTGTTGCGTTACCGTGAAAGGAGTGAAGGATGAAGAGGATTTGTGAAATAAAATGGAATGGAAAAACGGTGAAAAATGATTTTGGTAAAAAAAAGATTTTATACCTGTATTTTTTTGAACAATCTCCATTTCTTTCACATGAGATAGTTGGAAATGCGCTTCCACACTCAATTATAGCCAAAGCCATTTTTGGAGCGAGAATAATTTCTCTTCAGTCACACGAAAAATCACGCTACGTTTTTTGGAAAAGAAAAATGAAAATGGCACTTAGCGAGTATGTGTTTATTTTTCCATTTCAGAAAATGCACAGATTGTTTTGTGCGGGAGTTATCTCACTTTTAATTGTGGTCATTTTCTTTTTCTCGCAAGCAAATCGTCCACTGTTTTCTGAAAAGGAACTTTTTCAAGAGATTATCCACTATGTACAAGAGGAAAATGAGCAGCAAGCTCATGCTAGCTTTGTTCTGTTGAAAGCACTTTATCCACATTTGAACTCATTGCACTTGATTGATGTTTTGCTTTTAAAGATGAAGGAGAACAGATGAAGAAGAAGTTTCTTTTTTTTCTCATCCTTCTTTTTCTAGCACCACAAGCGTTTGCGAGCGAATTGCACTTTCCTTTTTTGTCTTCACCATTGTTTTACCCTGATAAAGCAAAGCTTCTTTCTTTGTCTCCACATCGCATTGAATTTGAAACAGACATCTATGGAAAAACAGTATCTGTCCTTTATCAGTTTTCTCACTTCGGGAAAATGCTCAGAACATCAGAGCAAGTTTTGAGCTATCAAGAAGAAATGAAAGCTGAACTGAATGACTTCATGCTTCACGATCAGCATCAAGAAAAATTCGAAAATGGATCTTTTCTTTTTTCACGCTTTTCATTTTCAAACGATGAAGGATTGGAAAAGGGTGTTTCGTATAGCTATGCGGGCGATAAAGTTTTTGTAAGCCTCAGTTGTTTTCAGAAAGAAAATGCTTTGGAAGCGTTATTGTTGTGTGCTGAAATTGCGAAAAAAATTAAAAATGAAGCAAATGAGAAAGACAGCGTTTTTGTTCTTTCTGATGAAATACTTTCCCCTGATGCCAGCATCAACTTTTCTGAAGATTTTTGGAAAAGTGGAAAGCTGGATTCATATATTCATTATCTTTTCGCGCTTTCCTTAGAATTGCTTCAAGAAAATGAACTTGTTTGTCTTGAAAATGACCAATACTGCAAGGCGCTTGAATATCAGCTTTTGCTCTTGTCTCAATTTCAAAACGTAAATGAGAAGCTTCGCGCTGAAATTATGTGCAGCCTGCTTTTTGGCAAGAAGCAAAAAGCATATTCATTAAGCCGCCAGTTACTTGAAAAAAAATCACATCCATTCGACATGCTTCTCTACCTCCTTAGTCTTCCAAAACATGATGAAAGAATATTTCCTAGCTTAGAGCATCTTTCGTTTCCAGATCAAAAAATAAAACAATATTGGAAGAGTGTTTTTTTGAATCGAAGAGGGAATCAACTGCTATCACAGTTTTTTACAAACGATATTTCTCGTTCATCAACGATGTTAAAATGTAAAAAGGCTCAAGCCTTCATTCGTGAAGAAAAGTGGAAAAAAGCAAGGCGCATGCGTTCTTCATTTTCCTCTTTTGCGAAAGGGTTTTGTGTTGATCATCTTGATCTTCTGTTTTTGCTTTATGATCGCCATAAAAGTGGCGTGAGCAAAAAACTTTTTACTCTCGAAAAAAGGTATCCTCGCTTTTATGCTTCGGCTTCTTATGCAGAAGCTGCTGTTTCTATATGTGTTGAAGATGAAAAGATGAAAGCTGTGGCGTGGTTTCAAAAAGCAATTCATCTTTTCCCTTCGCACCTCAAGCTCTACAAGGCTTATCTTTACTGTGTTTCCGAAGAGGTGAAGGTGGACGATCTTCGTTTTTTACAGACACATCTCCATCACGTGCCAAGTTCAACAGAAAAATTTCATTTAAATGCAAAACTTCGTTTGGCCTTGAAGGAATTGAGCTCATGAAAGAGATGAAGGTGCTGTTAAATGGAAAAACATATCGCGTTGCTTTGGCCAAAAGCATGAGAGAAAGAAGCTTGGGCATGATGAATGAAGCGCTCATCACCTACGATGGTGTGTTGTTTTGTTTCCCTTTTCGTTTTTGGTGGGGCATTTGGCAGGCTTCAACAGAGTACTTGAACGTTTTTTGGCTGCTGAAACAGAATGAGTCGGAGTTTTTGCTGGTTTCTCACAAAACGTTTGGAAAGACGCCTTCTTTTTTTAAGCGCTGGAACATTTCTTTTTCTCTTTGCCCGGTGAAATATATTTTGGAGTTGAGAATAGACCTCTTACAGAACCGTCGCGAGCCCTCAACGAAGTCCAATAATGGCAACTCAGTCCATTTTTTGCCATTATGCCCATCCTGAGAGTAACGAAGGATCTCCTCTGACAATTGAACGAGGAGACCCTTCCTGCCCGTCCGGCAGGCGGGCACATTCGTTCAGGGTGACAACCAATCAACATCGTCACCATTGGGTTGCGCAGCAGGTTATGCAAGAGGTCTAATATTTCCTTCACTTTAGATTTGAGTTTTTGCTGTGCTTGCCCTAGATAGAAGCGCTATGAAAAAGAAAATTTCCAAAAAGAAAGCTGTGCTCAAAAAGAAAACCACCAAAAAGAAGGTGGCTTCTGCTCCAAAAAAGAAAAGTGCGACGAAAGCAAAAAAAGTGATTTATCGCCACTGGAAAAAGGTTTCTTTTCGTGAAGCTGTTTCCCATATTATTGCCGCGTTAAAGACGCACGATGTAGATGCAGTGCTTATTGGCGAAGGTGCTGCGGCTCTCTACAGCACAGCCATTGAAGTGGAGCATCTTGCTCTGGTCATTCCTGTGTTTCACGTTGAGTTTATGGAAGGCCTGTTGAAAAAACTTTCGTTTCGAATGGGCGAAGTGCGACATTTTACCAGCTCCAAAAGTTCTTTCGATATTCAGTTTTATTCCCCTCCTATTTTGCTTGGAGACAGCAGGGTTAGCCGCTGTGAAACCATCAAAACCCGCATAGCTGACATTGCGCTGCTTTCAGCCACTGACTCAGTGAGAGACCGTCTGGCACAATGGTATCGCTGGGGAAACCGGCGGGCCTTGGAACATGCGCTTGCCGTTGCCCGCAGCCAAGCTGTAGACTTCGATGCCGTTGCTTCGTGGTCTGCTGATGAAGGTGCCACGGATAAGTTTTCGGAGTTTGAGCTTCTGCTCCAAAAAGGATTCTAAGCTTCAGTTGACTTCGTCCTCCTGTTTGTTAGTATCCTCAACAGCTGATGTTTTCCCTCTTTAGCGTTTATCTTTTATGAAAGGAAAGTGAGAAGGTTTATGGAACAAGTCATTAATTATATTGAAGAAAATCAAGATCGTTATCTGAACGAATTAATTGAGCTTCTTAAAATCAAAAGTATTTCAGCTGATTCTGCTTACCGAGGTGAAATCAAACGTGGAGCGGAATGGGTTGCAGACAGGTTAAAAAAGATTGGTTTCGATCATGTTGAAGTGAAAGAAACGAAAGGTTGTCCTGCCGTCTATGGTGATTATCTTCATGCCGGAAAAGACAAGCCTACCATTCTTTTGTACGGTCACTACGATGTTCAACCGCCAGATCCTCTTGAAAAATGGACCAATCCTCCTTTTGAACCTGTAGTGAAAGATGGAGCGCTTTATGCCAGAGGCACTGCCGATGACAAGGGCCAGCTGTATACGCACTTGTGTGCTTTTGAGGCCCTCATCACACAAACCGGTGGGCTGCCAGTAAATGTGAAGGTGTTTATTGAAGGGGAAGAAGAAGCTGGAACAGGAGCTACCGATCTTTTCGTTGAGCAAAATCCAGAGCTTCTTGCCTGTGATGCCATTACCATTTCGGATACGTCTTGGAATAGACCAGATTTGCCTACTATTGTAACTTCTTTGCGCGGACTGTGTTACCTGGAAGTAAAGGTGAAAGGGCCTTCGCGCGATGTCCACTCTGGCGTGTATGGGGGAAAAATTCAAAACCCCTTAAATGCCATGGCAAAAATTATTGCACAACTTCAAGATGAAAACGGAGTCATTCAAATTCCGGGTTATTATGATGATGTGGTGAAGTTGACTGAGCAAGAGCGAAAAGATTTTGCTCGTGTAAATGATGACGAATACTTGAAAAAAGAAATTGGAGTAAAAGCATTGTGGGGCGAGAAAGGGTTTTCCACCGAAGAACGTAACTGGGCCAGACCATCCCTGGATGTGCATGGTGTTTGGGGTGGATATATGGGTGAGGGTTCCAAAACGGTGATTGCTTCTGAAGGCCATTTCAAAATCAGTTCTCGCATTGTAGCCAATCAAAATCCTGAAAAATGCTGCAAGATGATTAAAGACTATATCGAAAGCATTTGTCCCCAAGGTGTAGAGGTTGAAGTGAAGGTGTTGCATTATGGTGAGCCTGTTATGGTTCCTGTTGATAGCCCCTATTTGGTTGCGGCGCAAAACGCCTTCGAATCAGCGTTTGCAAAGAGACCACAGCTCGTCCGTGAAGGCGCTTCCATTCCCATTACAGCGGTGTTTCAAAAAGTGCTGAAAGCTCCTTCTATTATGGTGGGTTTTGGCTTGAACGCAGATAATATCCATTCGCCCGATGAAAATTTTAGACTTGAGCACTTTTATAAAGGCATCAAAACCTGTGCCTATTTGTACGATGAATTTTCTCGCGTTAAGGCCTAAAGTATTTGATGCGTTGACTTTGAGATGTGCATAAATAGAATCTCTCATCAAAAAGGAGCACTTGTGTCATTTATCAATGAAAAAACAAAAGAAGTGAACTGTAAGGTTGTCTATTATGGTTCTCCGCGATGTGGAAAGTCTACAAGCCTTAAGTCCATTTGCAAGCAAGTGAAGAAAAATTCAAAAGGTGACCTGATTTCACTCAATCAAGATGATGATCGCACTTTGTTTTTCGATTTTGTTCCGCTTACGCTTGGGAAGTATAAAAATTACT
This portion of the Deltaproteobacteria bacterium CG11_big_fil_rev_8_21_14_0_20_42_23 genome encodes:
- the cpaB gene encoding Flp pilus assembly protein CpaB — protein: MIHSIHHRRSLFLQIHIAKIKRKLIEKPVHAALLFAVLAFLFSSSYFHQKEARLSFLSSPQVILAAKHTFSSGHILREEDLGEILLQGTFLTRDMVRNKNEVLGKVLQVDLEAGSPLLKPNFSEIGANTGLAPVINPEKRSMSFLFSPENASADLIKPGDRVDVFANLEVGERAGKYLTTMISQDLLVLSVGKHLFGEPFKKKKTSSVSAPLAEINTLSKETLVSLEVSVEELPKLIFAREYGNVSLSLRAKNAKNVQAFPRASVEDLLPGESFLQRKQRFHEYRGAR
- a CDS encoding peptidase dimerization domain protein, which encodes MEQVINYIEENQDRYLNELIELLKIKSISADSAYRGEIKRGAEWVADRLKKIGFDHVEVKETKGCPAVYGDYLHAGKDKPTILLYGHYDVQPPDPLEKWTNPPFEPVVKDGALYARGTADDKGQLYTHLCAFEALITQTGGLPVNVKVFIEGEEEAGTGATDLFVEQNPELLACDAITISDTSWNRPDLPTIVTSLRGLCYLEVKVKGPSRDVHSGVYGGKIQNPLNAMAKIIAQLQDENGVIQIPGYYDDVVKLTEQERKDFARVNDDEYLKKEIGVKALWGEKGFSTEERNWARPSLDVHGVWGGYMGEGSKTVIASEGHFKISSRIVANQNPEKCCKMIKDYIESICPQGVEVEVKVLHYGEPVMVPVDSPYLVAAQNAFESAFAKRPQLVREGASIPITAVFQKVLKAPSIMVGFGLNADNIHSPDENFRLEHFYKGIKTCAYLYDEFSRVKA